The following are from one region of the Phormidium sp. PBR-2020 genome:
- a CDS encoding single-stranded DNA-binding protein: protein MTLNVVTLVGRVGTDPDVKYFESGAVVCNLTLAVNRPTNKTDKPDWFNLELWDKRAEVAANYVRKGSLIGVKGSLKFEHWQDRNTNVPRSKPVIRVDRLDLLGSKQDRDTSGLDTFEDDEF from the coding sequence ATGACGCTCAATGTAGTCACGCTGGTGGGTCGGGTGGGAACAGATCCCGACGTCAAGTATTTTGAATCGGGCGCGGTGGTCTGTAATTTGACCCTAGCCGTGAATCGGCCGACTAACAAAACGGACAAGCCAGATTGGTTTAATTTGGAATTATGGGATAAGCGAGCTGAGGTCGCCGCGAATTATGTCCGCAAGGGCAGTCTGATTGGGGTTAAGGGATCGTTGAAGTTTGAGCATTGGCAAGACCGCAATACCAATGTTCCTCGCTCTAAACCGGTGATTCGCGTCGATCGCCTCGATCTTCTCGGTTCGAAACAGGATCGCGATACCTCGGGTCTTGATACCTTTGAAGACGATGAGTTCTAA
- a CDS encoding GUN4 domain-containing protein — protein MSPCPICGTHCQDDWLTCPTCGWDVTPESRLAIAENPSHLYWGRSLWQRLQQELALTQRLATLEQRLDDLERGQPMFTQPTEDPGPDWPYYPLATYLSQKNWQEADGWTWQRILEVAQVGERLWLDPEEIANFPQEELQVLDELWYSYSEGTLGWSVQAEIWWESGGQYSQFCDRVCWRSGDTWLYYQDLHSQGDAPRGHFPILPWRKRACYGVGGFTASETLHHWMARFLPSPDEGILNT, from the coding sequence ATGTCTCCTTGCCCGATTTGCGGAACCCATTGCCAGGATGATTGGCTCACCTGTCCCACCTGTGGCTGGGATGTAACTCCTGAGTCCCGATTGGCGATCGCCGAGAACCCCAGTCATCTCTACTGGGGGCGATCGCTCTGGCAACGGCTACAACAGGAGTTGGCCCTGACCCAGCGATTGGCCACCCTAGAACAACGGCTAGATGACCTGGAACGAGGTCAGCCGATGTTCACTCAGCCCACTGAAGACCCAGGACCCGATTGGCCCTATTATCCTCTGGCGACCTATCTCTCTCAAAAGAATTGGCAAGAGGCCGATGGCTGGACTTGGCAACGAATTTTAGAGGTGGCTCAGGTGGGGGAACGTCTCTGGCTAGACCCTGAGGAGATCGCCAACTTTCCCCAAGAGGAGTTACAGGTCTTGGATGAGTTGTGGTACAGCTATAGCGAGGGAACCTTAGGCTGGTCGGTTCAGGCAGAAATTTGGTGGGAGAGTGGGGGCCAATACAGTCAGTTTTGCGATCGCGTCTGTTGGCGATCGGGCGACACTTGGCTCTATTACCAGGATCTGCACTCTCAAGGCGACGCGCCTCGGGGTCATTTCCCCATTCTTCCCTGGCGTAAACGGGCCTGTTACGGAGTGGGAGGGTTTACCGCCTCCGAAACCCTGCATCACTGGATGGCCCGTTTTCTCCCTAGCCCTGACGAGGGCATTTTAAATACCTAA
- the trpE gene encoding anthranilate synthase component I: protein MIFPDLEQFRKLAKTGNFVPVYQEWVADLDTPVSAWYKVCAGQPYSFLLESVEGGERIGRYSFLGCNPLWVLETHGDETRQCHRDGRVERFEGNPFDIVEDCLKPYQPVKLPELPSGIGGLFGFWGYELINWIEPRVSVHPAEEGDLPDGVWMQVDNLLVFDQVKRKIWAIAYADLRDPEVDLEAAYAQACDRVSALVDKLQHPLSSEETMLEWTPPHLNEDQPLATRSNTSQEQFCESVRRAKDYIKAGDIFQVVISQRLSAEFKGDPFSLYRSIRLINPSPYMAYFNFRSWQVIGSSPEVMVKADRLDDGTRLATVRPIAGTRPRGKTAREDAELAAELLADPKEVAEHVMLVDLGRNDLGRVCEQGSVSVDELMVVERYSHVMHIVSNVVGKLAPSKSAWDLLKACFPAGTVSGAPKIRAMEIIAELEPSRRGPYSGVYGYYDFEGQLNTAIAIRTAIVNANDSGGHTVSVQAGAGLVADSDPEKEYQETLNKARGLLVAIRALMS, encoded by the coding sequence GTGATCTTTCCTGATTTAGAACAATTTCGTAAACTGGCAAAAACGGGAAATTTTGTCCCGGTGTATCAGGAGTGGGTGGCGGACTTAGATACCCCCGTGTCGGCCTGGTATAAGGTCTGTGCTGGTCAACCCTATAGTTTTTTGCTGGAGTCAGTCGAAGGGGGAGAACGCATTGGCCGCTATAGTTTTTTGGGCTGCAATCCCCTCTGGGTACTCGAAACCCACGGCGATGAAACCCGGCAATGTCATCGCGATGGCCGGGTTGAACGGTTCGAGGGGAATCCCTTTGATATTGTCGAGGATTGTCTAAAGCCCTATCAGCCGGTGAAGTTGCCGGAACTTCCCTCGGGAATTGGGGGCTTGTTTGGCTTTTGGGGCTATGAGTTAATTAATTGGATTGAACCTCGGGTCTCGGTGCATCCCGCTGAGGAGGGGGATTTACCCGATGGGGTGTGGATGCAGGTGGATAACCTGTTGGTGTTTGATCAGGTCAAACGCAAGATTTGGGCGATCGCCTATGCGGATTTACGAGATCCTGAAGTCGATTTAGAAGCCGCCTACGCCCAAGCCTGCGATCGCGTCTCGGCGTTAGTAGATAAGTTACAGCATCCCCTCAGCAGTGAGGAGACGATGCTGGAATGGACGCCGCCTCATCTGAATGAGGATCAGCCCCTGGCTACTCGCAGCAATACGAGCCAGGAGCAGTTCTGTGAGAGTGTCCGTAGGGCCAAAGACTATATTAAAGCCGGGGATATTTTCCAGGTGGTGATCTCCCAGCGGTTATCAGCGGAGTTTAAGGGCGATCCTTTTTCCCTCTATCGCTCGATTCGCCTGATCAATCCCTCCCCCTATATGGCCTATTTCAACTTTAGGTCTTGGCAGGTGATCGGCTCAAGTCCTGAGGTCATGGTGAAAGCCGATCGCCTCGACGACGGAACCCGCCTGGCGACGGTACGGCCCATCGCCGGAACTCGTCCACGCGGGAAAACGGCCCGGGAGGATGCAGAACTGGCGGCTGAGTTGTTGGCCGATCCCAAGGAAGTGGCGGAACATGTGATGTTAGTCGATTTGGGCCGTAATGACTTGGGGCGGGTTTGTGAACAAGGGAGCGTTAGCGTCGATGAGTTGATGGTGGTGGAACGCTATTCCCATGTCATGCACATTGTCAGTAATGTGGTGGGGAAACTGGCCCCCTCTAAATCCGCTTGGGATTTGTTAAAAGCCTGTTTCCCCGCCGGAACTGTCAGTGGTGCGCCCAAAATTCGCGCCATGGAGATTATCGCGGAGTTAGAACCCAGTCGCCGAGGTCCCTATTCTGGGGTCTATGGCTATTATGATTTTGAAGGACAGTTGAATACGGCGATCGCCATCCGCACGGCGATCGTAAACGCCAACGACTCCGGTGGACATACAGTCTCCGTCCAGGCCGGTGCAGGATTAGTTGCTGATTCTGACCCGGAGAAGGAGTATCAGGAGACCTTAAACAAAGCACGGGGCTTATTAGTGGCCATTCGCGCTCTCATGAGTTAA
- a CDS encoding GAF domain-containing protein yields the protein MNVKTSVLEDLRQAQPQLRSQTYFKSSLIALSHAMEDQVLAGESSPLVIATFQQERFYRMEANRYRRIAQATDQVYVLAAPESDFTNHSGHYETIAFNPKEPLSQEWNLVVLGRNYGTCLVCQEREIPEDESRWLGQTKLEIDTARRFDGIWSFDRDVSRFVAAQLLKRILHYRPELAEKVTRARQEYGLDDRPPEPRVPTTEGLGMNPGPFAERLITYLQAGQYKLIKAYRSIAAQEEQERLVNSITTAIRQSLDPQEILKVAVRELGEALDVCRCLVYRCKETDATATIVHEYAAPGITSLVGETWSLLDNPLFQEAIERQSGVFLEDTDNPLETRMESLAGLLQQPTAREWLGQHAQRWKIGAWLMMPILYRGKLLGILELHHCQGCAHHWADDEVALVNTIAIQMGTGLIQAETYAHLEDLNQQLEALERTRSNLIAITGHELRTPLSTIQICLESLASEPDMPAELQKVMLNTALVDAERLRELVQDFLTLSRFESGRVEWNLEPLSLEECIDLAMSGVKARYSGDSLPELVVDIPSDLPLVQADGEWLVQVLGKLLDNACKFTPSGGSITVRATPMGYRLLKVTVADTGRGIEPARVEDIFERFYQEEGALRRTTGGTGLGLAICRQAIQRWGGQVWAESEGKDRGSRFHFTIPRLEDEATPRTSSTAVEGLSAVPKPRRSR from the coding sequence ATGAATGTCAAAACGTCCGTTTTGGAAGACTTGCGGCAAGCGCAGCCTCAGTTGCGATCGCAAACTTACTTCAAATCCTCCCTCATCGCCCTCTCTCACGCCATGGAGGATCAGGTCTTAGCGGGAGAGAGTTCCCCGCTGGTGATTGCGACCTTCCAACAAGAACGCTTCTATCGTATGGAAGCGAATCGATACAGACGCATCGCCCAAGCTACCGATCAAGTCTATGTCCTGGCTGCCCCGGAAAGTGATTTCACCAATCATTCAGGGCATTATGAAACCATCGCCTTCAACCCGAAAGAACCCCTAAGCCAAGAATGGAACCTGGTGGTTCTCGGTCGCAACTACGGAACCTGTCTCGTCTGTCAAGAACGAGAGATTCCCGAAGACGAAAGTCGCTGGTTGGGGCAAACCAAGCTAGAAATCGACACCGCGCGACGGTTCGACGGCATTTGGAGTTTTGACCGTGATGTCAGCCGTTTCGTGGCAGCACAGCTCTTAAAGCGAATTCTCCACTATCGTCCTGAACTGGCCGAGAAAGTCACCCGAGCGCGTCAGGAGTATGGCCTTGATGACCGTCCCCCCGAACCTCGCGTTCCCACGACGGAAGGCTTGGGAATGAACCCCGGACCCTTTGCCGAGCGACTCATCACTTACCTACAAGCCGGACAATACAAACTCATCAAAGCCTATCGTTCCATTGCCGCGCAGGAAGAACAAGAGCGACTGGTCAACTCCATCACCACCGCCATTCGCCAATCGCTAGACCCCCAGGAAATCCTGAAAGTGGCCGTGCGAGAACTCGGAGAAGCCCTAGATGTCTGTCGCTGTCTCGTCTACCGCTGCAAAGAAACCGATGCCACAGCCACCATCGTCCATGAATATGCGGCGCCGGGCATCACCTCCCTCGTCGGGGAAACCTGGTCTTTACTGGATAATCCTTTATTTCAAGAAGCCATTGAACGCCAATCGGGGGTTTTCCTAGAAGACACGGACAACCCCCTCGAAACCCGCATGGAGAGTCTCGCGGGGCTACTCCAACAGCCAACGGCCCGAGAGTGGTTAGGGCAACATGCTCAACGCTGGAAAATAGGCGCTTGGCTGATGATGCCGATTCTCTATCGGGGCAAACTCCTGGGAATTTTGGAGTTGCACCACTGTCAGGGATGCGCCCACCATTGGGCAGACGATGAGGTGGCTCTCGTCAATACCATCGCCATTCAGATGGGAACCGGCTTAATTCAAGCCGAAACCTACGCCCACCTCGAAGATCTCAACCAACAACTCGAAGCCCTAGAACGGACGCGCAGTAATCTCATTGCCATCACCGGCCATGAGTTACGTACCCCCCTGTCTACGATTCAGATTTGTTTAGAAAGTCTGGCCAGCGAACCGGATATGCCCGCTGAGTTACAGAAGGTGATGCTCAACACCGCCCTCGTCGACGCTGAACGACTCCGGGAACTGGTGCAAGACTTCCTCACCCTCTCTCGCTTTGAAAGTGGACGGGTGGAATGGAATTTAGAACCGCTCTCGTTAGAGGAATGTATTGATTTAGCCATGAGTGGGGTTAAGGCTCGTTACTCGGGGGACTCACTCCCGGAGTTGGTTGTGGATATTCCCTCAGATTTACCCTTAGTTCAGGCGGACGGCGAATGGCTCGTGCAAGTCCTAGGCAAACTTCTCGATAATGCCTGCAAGTTTACCCCGAGTGGCGGCTCGATTACCGTCCGGGCCACTCCCATGGGCTATCGCTTGCTGAAAGTGACCGTAGCCGACACTGGACGAGGCATTGAACCGGCACGAGTGGAGGATATTTTCGAGCGTTTTTACCAGGAGGAAGGGGCCCTACGGCGAACCACCGGGGGAACCGGTTTAGGTTTAGCCATCTGTCGTCAAGCCATTCAACGCTGGGGCGGACAAGTCTGGGCGGAATCGGAAGGAAAAGATCGCGGCAGTCGCTTCCATTTCACGATTCCCCGCCTAGAGGACGAAGCCACTCCACGCACCTCCTCCACCGCCGTCGAAGGTCTCTCAGCCGTCCCCAAACCCCGGCGATCGCGTTAA
- the hemH gene encoding ferrochelatase, whose translation MGRVGVLLLNLGGPDKLEDVRPFLYNLFSDPEIIRLPFSWLQKPLAWMISSLRTQKSQENYQQIGGGSPLRRITEEQARALEATLKQRGHETQVYVGMRYWNPFTEEAIAQLKRDQLEKLVILPLYPQFSISTSGSSFRLLEKLWNEDEQLQQLDYTVIPSWYDRPGYLGAMADLIARELDRLPNPDKAHIFFSAHGVPRSYVEEAGDPYQEEIEKCTEGIMQTLNRGNEYTLAYQSRVGPVEWLQPYTEDAIERLAREGVNTLVVVPISFVSEHIETLQEIDMEYREVAQEAGIEHFHRVPALNTHPMFIEDLADLVEEATKAPSLSFDGVMHPPKKTKFYPQERWEWGLTASAETWNGRLAMLGFLALMAELITGYGPLHFVGLL comes from the coding sequence ATGGGTCGCGTTGGCGTTCTTCTGCTGAACTTGGGAGGTCCGGACAAGCTCGAAGATGTCCGACCATTCCTCTACAACCTATTCTCCGATCCCGAAATTATCCGCCTGCCCTTCTCATGGTTGCAGAAGCCTCTCGCATGGATGATTTCAAGCCTGAGAACTCAGAAATCTCAGGAAAACTACCAACAGATCGGGGGTGGGTCTCCCCTGCGGCGAATCACGGAAGAACAGGCCCGCGCCCTAGAAGCGACGCTGAAGCAGCGCGGCCATGAGACCCAGGTCTATGTAGGGATGCGCTACTGGAACCCCTTTACCGAGGAGGCGATCGCCCAACTCAAGCGCGACCAACTCGAAAAACTGGTGATTCTCCCCCTCTATCCCCAGTTTTCCATCAGCACCAGCGGCTCCAGCTTCCGCCTCCTAGAGAAACTCTGGAACGAAGACGAACAACTCCAACAACTCGACTACACCGTCATCCCCTCCTGGTACGATCGCCCCGGCTATCTCGGAGCCATGGCTGACTTAATCGCCCGGGAACTCGACCGACTTCCCAACCCTGACAAAGCGCATATTTTCTTCAGTGCTCATGGCGTTCCCCGCAGCTATGTCGAGGAAGCCGGCGACCCCTACCAAGAAGAAATCGAGAAATGCACTGAGGGGATTATGCAAACCCTCAATCGGGGTAACGAGTACACCCTGGCCTATCAAAGTCGCGTCGGTCCGGTGGAGTGGCTGCAACCCTACACCGAGGATGCGATCGAACGTCTGGCCCGGGAGGGAGTCAACACCCTAGTGGTAGTCCCCATTAGCTTTGTCTCAGAACATATCGAAACCCTACAAGAAATCGATATGGAATACCGAGAAGTGGCTCAAGAAGCGGGGATTGAACATTTCCATCGCGTTCCGGCCCTCAACACCCATCCCATGTTTATCGAAGACTTGGCCGATTTAGTTGAAGAAGCCACGAAAGCCCCCAGTCTCAGCTTTGATGGTGTCATGCACCCCCCCAAAAAGACCAAGTTCTATCCTCAAGAACGTTGGGAATGGGGTTTAACCGCCTCCGCCGAAACCTGGAATGGTCGCCTAGCGATGTTGGGATTTTTGGCCTTGATGGCGGAGTTAATTACTGGCTACGGCCCTCTGCACTTCGTCGGCCTACTCTAA
- a CDS encoding acetamidase/formamidase family protein has protein sequence MPETLFKVDLTKPMNEQELPGHNRWHPDIPAIVSVNPGDVFRIECKDWTDGQIKNNDDPNDIRDVNLNVVHVLSGPIHVNGAEPGDILVVDILDIGALQGDEWGFTGIFARNNGGGFLTDHFPEAAKAIWDLQGIYTQSRHIPGVRFAGITHPGLIGCAPSHELLAEWNRREKALVDKGGPAWKPEIPPLAALPNPENAILGTLPESEFERVAAEAARTVPPREHGGNCDIKNLSRGSRIYFPVYVDGAKLSMGDIHFSQGDGEISFCGAIEMSGYIDLHVDIIKGGVEKYSMVNPIFKPGPVEPHYSEYLIFEGISVDEFSGEQYYLDAHVSYRRACLNAIEYLKKFGFTGEQAYLLLSCAPVEGRISGIVDIPNACCTLALPTAIFDQDILPH, from the coding sequence ATGCCAGAAACCCTCTTCAAAGTTGACTTAACGAAGCCCATGAATGAACAGGAGTTGCCCGGACATAACCGCTGGCACCCTGACATTCCTGCCATTGTATCCGTGAATCCCGGCGATGTCTTTCGCATTGAATGTAAAGATTGGACTGACGGACAAATTAAAAATAACGATGACCCCAATGACATTCGTGATGTCAATCTAAATGTTGTTCATGTCCTCAGTGGACCCATTCACGTCAACGGCGCTGAACCCGGTGATATCCTCGTGGTGGATATCTTAGATATCGGTGCTTTACAAGGGGACGAATGGGGATTTACTGGCATCTTTGCGCGCAACAATGGTGGAGGCTTTCTAACAGACCATTTCCCCGAAGCCGCCAAAGCCATTTGGGATTTGCAGGGAATCTATACCCAATCTCGCCATATTCCTGGGGTTCGTTTCGCCGGAATCACTCACCCAGGGTTAATCGGCTGCGCCCCCTCCCACGAACTCCTCGCCGAATGGAATCGCCGGGAAAAAGCTCTCGTCGATAAAGGGGGCCCAGCCTGGAAGCCTGAAATTCCGCCCCTGGCCGCCCTTCCCAACCCCGAAAACGCCATCCTAGGAACCCTTCCTGAGTCTGAGTTTGAGCGAGTTGCAGCGGAAGCCGCCCGAACCGTTCCCCCTCGGGAACATGGGGGAAATTGTGATATCAAAAATCTATCGCGGGGGTCTCGGATTTACTTCCCGGTGTATGTGGATGGTGCGAAACTCTCCATGGGGGATATTCACTTTTCTCAAGGAGACGGGGAGATTTCCTTCTGTGGCGCCATTGAGATGTCGGGCTATATTGATCTCCATGTGGATATTATCAAGGGAGGGGTTGAGAAATACAGCATGGTCAACCCAATTTTCAAACCCGGTCCCGTGGAACCTCACTATTCTGAGTATCTGATTTTTGAAGGTATTTCAGTGGATGAGTTTTCAGGAGAGCAGTATTATTTAGATGCTCATGTCTCCTATCGCCGGGCTTGTTTAAATGCCATTGAATACCTGAAGAAATTTGGCTTTACTGGGGAACAAGCCTATCTCCTGCTCAGTTGTGCCCCTGTCGAAGGTCGCATTAGCGGCATTGTGGATATTCCCAATGCGTGCTGTACATTAGCCCTGCCCACGGCAATTTTTGACCAAGACATTTTACCCCATTAA
- a CDS encoding MAPEG family protein: protein MISYPWTALVTVAALILYFVVTLNVGRARFKYQVSPPATSGNPDFERVFRVQQNTVEQIVLFIPALWVFSLFVSQVWGAALGTVWVIGRILFAWGYYQAPEKRAAGFGISSLVTIALLLGSLIGVGLTLYQTL from the coding sequence ATGATTTCATACCCCTGGACAGCCCTCGTAACCGTCGCTGCTCTCATTCTCTATTTTGTGGTTACCCTGAACGTCGGGCGAGCCAGGTTCAAATATCAGGTCTCTCCCCCCGCCACCTCTGGGAATCCCGATTTTGAACGGGTATTTCGGGTACAGCAAAATACCGTAGAACAGATTGTCTTATTTATTCCGGCCCTCTGGGTGTTTTCCCTGTTTGTCAGTCAAGTCTGGGGCGCGGCCTTAGGGACGGTGTGGGTCATCGGTCGGATTCTCTTTGCTTGGGGCTACTATCAAGCCCCGGAAAAACGGGCCGCCGGGTTTGGTATCAGTTCCTTAGTGACCATCGCCTTATTACTGGGGTCGTTGATTGGGGTAGGTCTGACTCTGTATCAAACCCTTTAG
- a CDS encoding Photosystem I reaction center subunit II — translation MAEELTGKTPIFGGSTGGLLSAAEREEKYAITWSSPKQQVFEMPTGGAAIMHEGDNLLYLARKEQCLALGTQLRTKFKPKLEDFKIYRIFPNGEMEYLHPKDGVFPEKVNEGRPMVNTIDRNIGKNPEPAKLKFSGKQPYTV, via the coding sequence ATGGCAGAAGAACTGACTGGAAAAACTCCGATTTTCGGTGGCAGCACCGGCGGTTTGCTTTCCGCAGCCGAACGTGAAGAAAAGTATGCCATCACCTGGAGCAGCCCCAAGCAGCAAGTGTTTGAGATGCCCACCGGTGGTGCCGCTATCATGCACGAAGGTGACAACCTCTTGTACTTAGCCCGTAAGGAACAGTGCTTGGCGCTGGGAACCCAACTGCGGACGAAGTTCAAGCCGAAACTCGAAGATTTTAAAATCTATCGGATTTTCCCCAACGGTGAAATGGAATATCTCCATCCCAAAGATGGCGTGTTCCCCGAGAAAGTGAACGAAGGTCGTCCAATGGTCAACACCATCGATCGCAATATCGGCAAAAACCCCGAACCCGCGAAACTCAAGTTCAGCGGTAAACAGCCCTACACCGTCTAA
- the bioF gene encoding 8-amino-7-oxononanoate synthase, whose protein sequence is MSSYSWIERSLATIHKANWYRQVQAIDGRGGVEVNLNGTPVINFASNDYLGLAGDERLIEAAVTATREYGTGSTGSRLLSGHRPLHRQLEGAIARLKQTEDAIVFSSGYLANLGTLAALVGPRDVIFADAYNHSSLRQGSLLSGATVQEYPHGDVAALRQQIQQQRHQYRRGLIVTDGVFSMDGDLCPLPQLLDLAQEYDCMLLVDDAHGTGVLGSRGAGTVDHFDCGDRPLVQMGTLSKALGSLGGYVAGDAVLIDYLRNRAPTWIYTTGLSPADTAAALAAIALVEQEPQRRQQLRQHQDYLKQKLHSILPSKRQLLPSESPILCVQLKDAAQAIHCGQVLGEAGLFVSAVRPPTVPTSRLRITLMANHDPQHLDRLCESLQTLAR, encoded by the coding sequence ATGAGTTCCTATTCTTGGATCGAGCGATCGCTGGCGACCATCCATAAGGCTAACTGGTATCGGCAGGTTCAGGCCATCGACGGACGGGGAGGCGTCGAGGTCAATCTCAACGGAACCCCAGTGATTAACTTTGCCAGTAATGACTATTTGGGTCTAGCGGGGGATGAGCGGCTGATTGAGGCTGCTGTCACCGCCACGCGGGAGTATGGCACGGGGAGTACCGGCTCCCGGTTATTGAGTGGTCATCGTCCCCTGCATCGGCAGTTAGAAGGAGCGATCGCCCGTCTGAAACAGACCGAGGATGCGATCGTCTTTAGTTCCGGCTATCTAGCCAATTTAGGAACCCTGGCGGCATTAGTGGGTCCTCGGGATGTTATTTTCGCAGATGCCTATAATCACTCCAGTTTACGCCAAGGGAGTCTCCTCTCCGGCGCGACAGTCCAGGAGTATCCCCACGGCGATGTCGCGGCCTTGCGGCAACAGATCCAGCAGCAGCGACATCAGTATCGGCGAGGATTGATTGTCACCGATGGGGTGTTTAGCATGGATGGAGACCTCTGTCCCCTACCGCAACTGCTGGATTTAGCCCAAGAGTACGACTGTATGCTCCTCGTGGATGATGCTCATGGTACGGGAGTATTGGGGTCTCGCGGGGCCGGAACTGTGGATCATTTTGACTGTGGCGATCGCCCCCTCGTTCAGATGGGAACCCTCAGTAAAGCCCTCGGCAGTTTAGGGGGCTATGTGGCCGGGGATGCAGTCCTAATCGACTATCTCCGCAATCGCGCCCCCACCTGGATTTACACCACCGGACTCTCCCCCGCTGACACCGCCGCCGCCTTAGCTGCGATCGCCCTCGTCGAGCAGGAACCGCAACGACGACAACAACTACGGCAGCATCAGGATTATCTGAAACAGAAGCTGCATAGCATACTTCCATCAAAACGTCAACTCCTGCCCAGCGAATCCCCCATCCTCTGTGTGCAACTGAAAGATGCCGCCCAAGCCATCCATTGTGGCCAGGTCTTAGGCGAGGCCGGACTGTTTGTCTCTGCCGTGCGTCCCCCCACCGTTCCCACCAGTCGTTTACGAATTACCCTGATGGCCAACCATGACCCCCAGCATCTCGATCGCCTCTGTGAGAGTCTGCAAACCTTAGCCCGGTGA
- a CDS encoding rod shape-determining protein — translation MGIDLGTANTLVYVSGKGIVLQEPSVVAIDQDDKLPLAVGEEAKQMLGRTPGNVVALRPLRDGVIADFDTAELMLKHFIRQVHGGRTGLVGPRIVIGIPSGVTGVERRAVMDAAIQAGARDVRLIDEPIAAAIGAGLPVAEPTGNMIVDIGGGTTEVAVLSLQGIVLSESVRVAGDELSDSITQYMKKVHNLVIGERTAEEIKIQVASAYPTQEDEIIMDVRGLHLLSGLPRTVTIKGPEIRESMSEPLSVIIEAVKRTLERTPPELAADIIDRGIMLAGGGALLRGLDTLISHETGIVTHVAADPLSCVVLGTGRVLENFKQLERVFRGQSRSL, via the coding sequence ATGGGTATCGACCTAGGGACTGCAAACACCCTGGTCTATGTCTCTGGAAAAGGCATCGTCCTACAAGAACCATCGGTGGTCGCCATCGATCAAGACGATAAACTTCCCCTAGCCGTGGGGGAAGAAGCCAAACAGATGCTCGGTCGGACTCCGGGAAACGTGGTGGCACTACGCCCCTTGCGGGATGGTGTCATTGCCGATTTCGATACTGCCGAGTTAATGCTCAAACACTTTATCCGGCAAGTCCACGGTGGACGAACTGGACTGGTGGGGCCCCGAATTGTCATTGGCATTCCCAGTGGCGTAACTGGGGTTGAACGACGGGCGGTTATGGATGCAGCCATCCAAGCCGGGGCGCGAGATGTGCGCCTAATTGACGAACCGATCGCCGCTGCGATTGGGGCGGGACTTCCCGTAGCAGAACCCACCGGGAACATGATTGTAGACATTGGCGGCGGAACCACTGAAGTCGCGGTACTGAGTTTGCAGGGGATTGTTCTGAGTGAGTCGGTTCGGGTGGCTGGGGATGAACTCAGCGACTCCATTACCCAATATATGAAAAAGGTGCATAACCTAGTGATTGGGGAACGAACCGCCGAAGAAATTAAAATTCAGGTGGCCTCGGCCTATCCCACTCAGGAAGACGAGATCATCATGGATGTACGAGGGTTACACCTGCTGTCAGGCCTGCCCCGTACCGTGACGATTAAGGGCCCCGAAATTCGTGAGAGTATGTCGGAACCCTTGTCGGTGATTATTGAAGCCGTCAAACGGACTCTGGAGCGAACCCCTCCGGAACTAGCCGCAGATATTATCGATCGCGGTATCATGTTGGCCGGCGGGGGAGCCTTACTCCGAGGACTCGACACTCTGATTAGCCATGAGACGGGGATTGTTACCCATGTAGCAGCCGATCCTCTCAGTTGTGTGGTCTTAGGAACCGGGCGAGTGTTGGAGAACTTCAAACAACTCGAACGGGTCTTCCGAGGTCAATCTCGATCGCTCTAA
- a CDS encoding zinc ribbon domain-containing protein has translation MPLYEYRCPQCGEFEAWRTIASRDQAPACPDCNGPSARIFAAPMVNLNTGNLGRFTGSSDPKLVTRQREPNAPRYQPSQCDRPWMLGHAKY, from the coding sequence ATGCCTCTTTACGAATATCGCTGCCCTCAATGTGGGGAGTTCGAGGCCTGGCGCACCATCGCCAGCCGAGATCAAGCCCCAGCTTGTCCTGACTGTAATGGCCCATCGGCGCGAATTTTTGCCGCCCCGATGGTGAATTTAAATACGGGCAACTTGGGTCGCTTTACAGGGAGTTCAGACCCGAAATTGGTGACACGACAGCGGGAACCGAACGCGCCTCGCTATCAACCCTCCCAGTGCGATCGCCCTTGGATGTTAGGCCATGCCAAGTATTAG